One window from the genome of Desulfatiglans sp. encodes:
- a CDS encoding acetyl-CoA carboxylase biotin carboxyl carrier protein subunit, producing the protein MDRKIQRLIIDDTGYETEIPDGYIRKVIKEPAGQKGIRAVIPGVISEVRVRKGQTISKGHVVVMLEAMKMLNAIEAEIDGKVAEILVAAGDRVAKGHLLIKME; encoded by the coding sequence ATGGACAGGAAGATACAGCGTCTCATTATTGATGATACAGGGTATGAGACTGAGATACCTGATGGATATATCAGGAAGGTAATAAAAGAGCCTGCCGGGCAAAAGGGTATACGCGCGGTAATACCGGGGGTAATATCAGAGGTCAGGGTGCGAAAGGGGCAGACAATATCTAAAGGGCATGTAGTTGTTATGCTTGAGGCCATGAAGATGCTGAATGCAATCGAGGCTGAAATTGATGGAAAGGTAGCAGAGATACTTGTTGCTGCCGGGGACAGGGTTGCAAAAGGGCATCTTTTGATAAAGATGGAATAA
- a CDS encoding methylmalonyl-CoA carboxyltransferase, translating into MTIKAKINEFLSRASRLVKGGGEASAQKQIKSGKLNARERIDRILDKNTFFETDLFVEHTAKDFGMESQKLAGDGVITGFGKVGARAVALFAQDFTVAGGSLGKAHAGKIVKIMDSAGDMGIPLIGINDSGGARIQEGVDSLCGYGDIFYRNTQLSGVVPQISLILGPCAGGAVYSPALTDFVFVVDKISNMFITGPQVIKSVIGEEIDAERLGGAVTHAALTGNAHFYAKTELEAFEQIRALLSFLPSNSTEMPPNQDEYKSPVKPLEEQDVLPNDRKKSYDVKDIIKGVVDSSYFFEVQEHFARNIVVGFGRICGRPVGIIANQPRVLAGVLDVNASDKASRFIRFCDAFNIPLLTFVDTPGYLPGIDQEHSGIIRHGAKLLYAYSEATVPKFTVVMRKAYGGAYIAMCSRHLGANTVIAWPTAEIAVMGPEGAANIIFKREIANSHDPEKTRLEKVKEYEEKFANPYVAASRGYVDMIIEPHNTRDALIRALELAKTRRVAKYNKRHGNLPL; encoded by the coding sequence ATGACAATAAAAGCAAAGATAAACGAATTTCTCTCCCGCGCCTCGCGTCTTGTTAAGGGCGGGGGTGAGGCATCAGCGCAGAAGCAGATCAAGAGCGGAAAGCTTAATGCCAGGGAGAGGATAGATAGAATACTTGACAAAAATACATTTTTTGAGACAGACCTCTTTGTGGAGCACACTGCAAAGGATTTTGGCATGGAGTCACAGAAACTTGCAGGGGACGGTGTTATAACCGGTTTCGGCAAGGTGGGCGCAAGGGCTGTTGCCCTTTTTGCACAGGATTTCACTGTGGCAGGGGGCTCACTTGGAAAGGCACATGCGGGCAAGATCGTGAAGATTATGGATTCAGCAGGGGATATGGGTATACCGCTTATAGGGATAAATGACTCTGGCGGTGCAAGGATACAGGAGGGTGTTGATTCACTGTGCGGGTATGGTGATATCTTTTACAGGAATACGCAGCTTAGCGGTGTTGTACCTCAAATTTCCCTTATCCTTGGCCCATGTGCCGGGGGTGCAGTCTATTCTCCGGCATTAACCGATTTTGTCTTTGTTGTGGATAAAATCTCCAATATGTTTATTACAGGGCCGCAGGTAATAAAATCGGTAATAGGCGAGGAGATAGATGCAGAAAGGCTTGGCGGCGCAGTAACCCATGCCGCATTAACAGGCAATGCGCATTTTTATGCAAAGACAGAGTTAGAGGCCTTTGAACAGATAAGGGCGCTGCTCTCATTTCTACCATCCAACAGCACTGAGATGCCGCCTAATCAGGATGAATACAAGTCACCAGTTAAGCCCCTTGAAGAGCAGGATGTTTTACCAAATGACCGGAAAAAATCCTATGATGTAAAGGATATCATTAAGGGGGTGGTAGACAGCTCTTACTTCTTTGAGGTGCAGGAGCATTTTGCCAGGAATATCGTTGTCGGGTTCGGGCGCATCTGCGGAAGGCCGGTGGGCATTATTGCAAATCAGCCCAGGGTGCTTGCTGGCGTTCTTGATGTTAATGCATCTGACAAGGCGTCAAGATTCATAAGGTTCTGCGATGCATTTAATATCCCCCTCTTAACCTTTGTGGACACACCGGGATATCTGCCGGGCATAGACCAGGAGCATTCAGGCATAATAAGGCACGGGGCAAAGCTTTTGTACGCATACAGCGAGGCAACAGTGCCCAAGTTTACTGTGGTGATGAGAAAGGCATATGGAGGCGCATATATTGCCATGTGCAGCAGACATCTTGGCGCAAACACGGTAATAGCATGGCCCACAGCAGAGATAGCGGTAATGGGGCCTGAAGGGGCTGCAAACATCATATTCAAGAGAGAGATAGCAAACAGCCATGACCCTGAAAAGACAAGGCTTGAAAAGGTAAAGGAATATGAGGAGAAGTTTGCAAACCCCTATGTGGCCGCTTCAAGGGGTTATGTGGATATGATTATAGAGCCTCATAACACAAGGGATGCGCTTATCAGGGCGCTTGAACTTGCCAAGACAAGGCGTGTTGCTAAATACAATAAACGGCACGGGAATCTGCCTCTTTAG
- a CDS encoding fumarylacetoacetate hydrolase family protein, whose translation MKILQYMDKDLVQLGVVDHGMVYPIDFSGDMLDFITLSPVVTKKGTPIPTEMIDYAPAITRPSKIVCVGLNYLDHIKESHGKAPDRPILFSKFSTTLLGHNKEIIWDTAITKKVDFEAELAVIIGRKTRNCPVTKAMENIFGYTCSNDVSARDLQFGDGQWVRGKSLDTFCPIGPWIVTTDELKAPESLYIKCSLNDVLMQDSNTDLMLFKVADLVSYISFNFTLLPGDVILTGTPHGVGTFREPSIYMKDGDRVTVEIEGIGELTNFCKTTV comes from the coding sequence ATGAAGATTCTCCAGTACATGGATAAAGACCTGGTACAGCTCGGGGTGGTTGATCATGGGATGGTTTATCCAATTGATTTTTCCGGTGATATGCTTGATTTTATTACCCTCTCACCAGTGGTAACGAAAAAAGGCACACCTATCCCTACTGAGATGATAGATTATGCCCCTGCCATCACCAGGCCATCAAAGATAGTATGTGTCGGGCTCAATTACCTGGATCATATAAAGGAGAGCCACGGTAAGGCGCCTGACAGGCCGATACTCTTTTCAAAGTTTTCGACAACTCTTTTAGGTCACAATAAAGAGATCATATGGGATACAGCCATTACTAAAAAGGTGGATTTTGAGGCGGAGCTTGCGGTGATAATAGGCAGGAAAACCCGCAACTGCCCTGTTACAAAGGCGATGGAAAACATCTTCGGGTATACATGCTCAAATGATGTGAGCGCAAGGGATCTCCAGTTCGGGGACGGGCAGTGGGTAAGGGGAAAGTCTCTTGACACATTCTGCCCAATTGGGCCGTGGATCGTGACAACTGATGAGTTAAAGGCGCCCGAGTCCCTTTATATTAAATGCAGCCTTAATGATGTGCTTATGCAGGATAGCAACACCGATCTGATGCTTTTCAAAGTAGCTGATCTGGTCAGTTATATCTCCTTTAATTTCACACTCCTTCCGGGTGATGTCATCCTAACCGGTACGCCACACGGGGTCGGGACATTTCGTGAACCATCCATCTATATGAAGGATGGGGACAGGGTTACAGTAGAGATTGAGGGGATAGGAGAGCTTACAAATTTCTGCAAAACTACAGTATAA
- a CDS encoding U32 family peptidase: protein MELLAPAGNLEKLKWSVMYGADSVYFGTEFGSLRSFAGNFTLADAQAGIDYLHKRGKKGYVTLNIYPFSDEFERLTETARALDEMGIDAFIISDMGVLRELKRLNIKAGLFISTQANTTNFQAALAYHELGASRVILARELSIERISEIVQKTKGIIETEVFIHGAVCFSYSGRCAISDYLTGYRANRGECKHPCRWKYYLMEETRPNEYMPVFEDERGMYLLNSRDTALFEFIPELIEAGIASVKIEGRMKSIHYLATVVSFYRQILDGKRFTKEQGLEMLNRVPNRGLSTGFMKGYIDKNDYQIEESGSCSESVFVGNITEERYDGKPVLEVRNKIFAGEELEVLNTDGSITQIKMSLPLITKNGHRLDEVNHSQFILIDEELVPYTILRRIKTT from the coding sequence ATGGAATTGCTTGCCCCTGCGGGGAACCTTGAAAAACTTAAATGGTCGGTTATGTATGGCGCTGACTCTGTATATTTCGGCACTGAATTCGGTTCACTCCGGAGTTTTGCAGGTAATTTTACGCTTGCTGATGCACAGGCGGGCATAGATTACCTCCATAAGAGGGGGAAAAAAGGATACGTTACACTGAACATCTACCCATTTTCAGATGAATTTGAAAGGTTAACTGAAACCGCCCGAGCCCTTGATGAGATGGGTATAGATGCATTCATAATCTCAGACATGGGGGTATTAAGGGAGCTCAAAAGGCTTAACATCAAGGCAGGGCTCTTTATATCCACCCAGGCAAACACCACAAATTTTCAGGCAGCTTTAGCCTATCATGAGCTCGGCGCCTCAAGGGTTATACTTGCCAGGGAACTTTCAATAGAGAGGATCAGTGAAATAGTGCAGAAGACAAAGGGCATAATAGAGACAGAGGTATTCATACACGGGGCAGTCTGTTTTTCATATTCAGGCAGGTGCGCCATAAGCGATTACCTGACAGGCTACAGGGCAAACCGGGGTGAGTGCAAACACCCGTGCCGGTGGAAATATTATCTCATGGAGGAGACACGGCCAAATGAATACATGCCTGTTTTTGAGGATGAAAGGGGTATGTACCTTTTAAACAGCAGGGATACAGCCCTCTTTGAATTTATTCCTGAACTCATTGAAGCAGGGATAGCATCAGTAAAGATAGAGGGGAGGATGAAATCCATTCACTATCTTGCAACAGTGGTTTCCTTTTACAGGCAGATACTTGACGGCAAAAGGTTTACAAAAGAACAGGGCCTTGAGATGCTTAACAGGGTGCCCAACCGCGGTCTCTCAACCGGTTTCATGAAGGGGTACATAGACAAAAATGACTACCAGATTGAAGAGAGCGGCTCCTGTTCGGAATCTGTATTTGTGGGCAACATCACAGAAGAAAGATATGATGGCAAACCGGTTCTTGAGGTAAGAAACAAGATATTTGCAGGTGAGGAGCTTGAGGTGCTGAATACTGACGGGTCAATTACACAGATAAAGATGTCTTTACCTCTTATAACAAAAAACGGCCACAGACTTGATGAGGTAAACCACTCACAGTTCATACTTATTGATGAGGAGCTTGTGCCCTACACAATACTTAGAAGGATAAAGACTACTTAA